In Methanothrix sp., a genomic segment contains:
- a CDS encoding glycosyltransferase family 4 protein encodes MILPGEASLYTVAILISFFLKSEGASRVAELQAKELTAMGYSVVVFTFESDIHPTDFSVKIIESCTGTSTSKLSILYRALFPFNLWKSIRLSSKLKTTNLIIVHQETLVNVAYYAKLFHGSKIIYWHHHITESRLMTLRERLYNLIISPFNWRKIKTFNFIISISEHSKDMLREEKGVESIVVYDEIEYSRFNNNNLDGTYIRKKYNIEFDDPVILFVGRITPTKNIHFLISAFRIVKMKIPNAKLIIVGRAYNKPYAESLMRNCDPGVSFAGFVADEELPSYYAACDVYATCSLVEGFNMPLVEAQACGRSVVAFDIGPHREVVKNGLIVAEGDLNGFGAALIYILTSNKGDVSL; translated from the coding sequence ATGATCCTTCCGGGGGAGGCGTCTCTGTACACGGTTGCAATATTGATCTCTTTCTTCCTGAAATCTGAAGGGGCCAGTAGAGTAGCCGAACTGCAGGCTAAGGAATTAACAGCAATGGGCTACTCTGTGGTTGTCTTTACATTTGAATCTGATATTCATCCCACTGACTTCAGCGTTAAGATCATAGAATCTTGCACAGGAACGTCTACATCTAAATTAAGTATATTATATAGGGCATTATTCCCATTTAACCTTTGGAAATCAATAAGGCTTAGCTCCAAACTCAAAACAACAAATTTAATCATCGTTCATCAGGAGACATTAGTAAATGTAGCCTATTATGCGAAATTATTTCATGGATCTAAAATAATTTATTGGCATCATCATATTACCGAATCTCGTTTAATGACATTGAGAGAGCGGCTCTATAATCTGATTATTTCTCCATTTAATTGGAGAAAGATAAAAACATTCAATTTCATTATCTCAATAAGCGAACATTCGAAAGACATGCTCAGGGAAGAAAAAGGCGTTGAGAGTATAGTAGTCTATGATGAAATTGAATATAGTAGATTTAATAATAATAATCTAGATGGAACATACATCCGGAAAAAGTACAATATTGAATTCGATGATCCTGTAATTCTTTTTGTTGGACGAATAACCCCAACGAAGAACATCCATTTTTTAATATCTGCTTTCAGAATCGTAAAGATGAAAATCCCCAATGCAAAGCTAATTATTGTAGGCAGGGCTTACAATAAACCCTATGCAGAAAGTTTAATGAGAAATTGCGATCCAGGAGTTTCTTTTGCTGGATTTGTGGCTGATGAAGAGCTGCCGAGTTATTACGCTGCATGCGATGTCTATGCTACGTGTTCTTTAGTAGAAGGATTTAATATGCCTTTAGTCGAAGCTCAAGCTTGTGGAAGATCTGTCGTTGCGTTCGACATTGGCCCTCATAGAGAAGTTGTAAAAAATGGCCTTATAGTTGCTGAAGGAGATCTTAACGGATTTGGTGCAGCTTTAATATATATATTGACTTCAAATAAAGGGGATGTGAGTCTCTAA
- a CDS encoding glycosyltransferase family 4 protein, whose product MLEDGKQKLENLADQKPKSEFKPLKILVVVPNFIPEIGSAAHIYYDLSKCFVNRGHEVDVITTYPRGHYLSENSIDPNIPLDEVIDGINIHRCKYPVIRDNIVIRGLEHFIIPRLYFKKYLEIGRKFDLSLIYIPPLPLYYFAKKIKKYDGTPSILNYQDFHPQELIDVGIIRNPLVRRIMEHIERQSYKNSDYITVLTEGGIEFVTQRGADPKKVCHIYNAVNLNDINSHQTTNDFKKEEGIEDKFLISYAGILSYFQNVDQILEVAKELKEYNDIVFCIVGDGNSKEILEHKISKEQINNVRLLPLQSRDKYYDIIKSSDISLLSLDSRMQAPCLPGKTINLMAFGKPIIALVPENSETAIILKRVQCAVVVNPGDIEGMRSAILRLKDNASAREAMGNNGRRYLEQNMNVEKSVSIYEEIFRALTENKDLAERSISSSSKNTFGGMNSHGT is encoded by the coding sequence ATGCTTGAGGATGGTAAACAGAAGTTGGAAAACCTAGCTGATCAGAAACCTAAATCTGAATTCAAACCGCTAAAAATTCTCGTTGTTGTGCCCAATTTCATTCCGGAAATTGGCAGTGCGGCGCACATATACTATGACCTTTCAAAATGTTTTGTTAACAGAGGTCATGAGGTTGATGTTATAACGACCTATCCCAGAGGGCATTACCTTTCCGAAAATAGTATCGATCCAAATATACCTCTAGACGAAGTAATTGATGGAATCAATATCCATCGATGTAAGTATCCGGTTATCAGGGATAATATTGTCATTCGAGGACTCGAACATTTCATAATTCCTAGGTTGTATTTTAAAAAATATCTTGAAATAGGGAGAAAATTTGATTTGAGCCTGATATATATACCTCCATTACCTCTTTATTATTTTGCAAAAAAAATAAAGAAATATGATGGGACACCATCCATCTTGAATTATCAAGATTTTCATCCCCAAGAACTTATAGATGTTGGGATTATCAGAAACCCTCTGGTGCGAAGAATTATGGAACATATAGAAAGACAATCATACAAGAATTCGGATTACATTACCGTGCTTACTGAAGGAGGTATAGAATTTGTTACACAGAGGGGGGCAGATCCAAAAAAAGTCTGCCATATATATAACGCTGTAAATCTAAATGACATCAATTCTCATCAAACAACAAATGATTTCAAAAAGGAAGAAGGGATCGAAGATAAATTTCTCATTTCTTACGCTGGGATTCTTTCATATTTCCAAAATGTAGACCAAATTCTCGAAGTCGCCAAAGAACTAAAGGAATACAACGATATCGTTTTCTGTATAGTAGGCGACGGAAACAGCAAAGAGATATTAGAGCATAAGATCTCTAAAGAACAAATTAATAATGTTAGATTGCTCCCACTTCAATCGCGAGATAAATATTACGATATCATAAAATCGTCAGATATTTCGCTATTATCCCTTGATAGTAGAATGCAAGCTCCTTGTTTGCCAGGGAAGACCATTAACCTCATGGCATTTGGGAAGCCGATAATTGCACTAGTTCCGGAAAATAGCGAGACTGCAATTATCCTGAAGCGCGTACAATGTGCAGTGGTAGTAAATCCAGGAGATATTGAAGGAATGCGATCGGCTATTCTTCGCCTTAAGGATAACGCTTCTGCTCGTGAAGCAATGGGAAACAACGGCAGGAGGTACCTGGAGCAGAACATGAACGTGGAAAAGAGCGTATCCATATACGAAGAGATTTTTCGCGCCCTTACAGAAAATAAGGATTTGGCGGAGAGGTCGATTTCTTCGAGCAGCAAGAATACGTTTGGAGGTATGAATTCTCATGGCACATAA
- a CDS encoding transposase, whose amino-acid sequence MVSWQRSSELFHVCEGKDASMIETFKDDLELYNGSSENIENFCCDISPAFISGIENSFPNASITFDKFHVMKLMNEAVDKVGREEQSHNTLLKRTRYIWLKNPENHTTNQNRMLTPLKRIRLKTVRAYNIKLALRDFWSYESRESAEDYLKRWYFWATHSRLDPVIDCAKMIKSHWNGVTNYIKTKIDNGILKGANSLIQVAKDSARGFRLTKNFITTIYLRTGKLKFNLPT is encoded by the coding sequence TTGGTTTCTTGGCAACGTTCCTCGGAACTGTTCCATGTATGCGAAGGAAAAGATGCCTCAATGATCGAAACATTTAAAGATGATCTAGAGCTGTATAACGGATCTAGCGAAAATATTGAGAATTTCTGTTGCGATATATCACCTGCTTTTATATCTGGCATAGAAAATAGTTTTCCTAATGCATCGATAACATTTGATAAATTTCATGTTATGAAATTGATGAATGAAGCCGTTGATAAAGTCGGGCGTGAAGAACAATCACATAATACTTTGCTGAAAAGAACAAGATATATCTGGCTTAAAAATCCCGAGAACCACACAACCAATCAAAATAGGATGTTAACGCCACTAAAACGTATCCGATTAAAAACGGTGAGAGCTTATAATATCAAATTAGCCCTTCGCGACTTTTGGAGCTATGAATCTCGGGAATCAGCCGAGGACTACCTCAAACGTTGGTATTTTTGGGCTACGCATAGCAGACTCGATCCTGTGATCGATTGCGCTAAAATGATAAAGAGTCACTGGAATGGTGTAACTAACTATATTAAAACTAAAATCGATAATGGTATCCTGAAAGGAGCAAATAGTCTGATCCAGGTTGCAAAGGACAGTGCCAGAGGTTTCAGATTAACAAAAAATTTCATTACTACTATTTATCTTAGGACCGGGAAACTCAAATTCAATTTACCCACATGA
- a CDS encoding methyltransferase domain-containing protein, whose protein sequence is MKKKMDGAVGVDRRKTKAVDVIADATRLPFKPGSFDRVYSAHTIEHFSHREIRDVAIEWVGVLKLGGQIEIRCPWLRIRALLFFLKPTSKNVENIYGGQEYEGNFHKCGFSFGLLKNLLESVGIRQIKRVFEKGPFGIPYCSDLHIIGTKSELIWIR, encoded by the coding sequence GTGAAAAAAAAAATGGATGGTGCTGTTGGAGTGGATAGACGAAAAACGAAAGCTGTGGATGTCATTGCAGATGCTACTAGGCTTCCATTTAAACCAGGGTCGTTTGACCGAGTCTATTCCGCACATACAATAGAGCACTTTAGCCACAGAGAAATTCGTGATGTAGCAATTGAATGGGTTGGAGTTTTAAAGCTTGGGGGTCAAATAGAAATTCGCTGCCCTTGGCTACGTATAAGGGCTCTCTTATTCTTCCTAAAACCTACATCCAAGAATGTAGAAAATATTTATGGTGGACAAGAATATGAAGGAAATTTTCATAAATGTGGCTTCTCTTTCGGTTTGCTTAAGAATTTATTAGAATCAGTAGGAATCAGGCAAATAAAAAGGGTATTTGAAAAAGGGCCTTTTGGTATTCCTTATTGCAGTGATTTGCACATCATAGGTACGAAAAGCGAGCTTATCTGGATTCGATAA
- a CDS encoding polysaccharide pyruvyl transferase family protein, with protein sequence MNFIMEIAMKALILNLDPKNKGNEALVSSTKFVINQFEDDIKFINMGGMIDAINSQNTIIPLPAETILNPNAWLYLLECFIVKILRRYGFKASLPTISRIHIYDDVDVVINSGGDYLSGEKFTLSGFLNIIYALWLDKPVVLFAESLGYYRYLLNRITARYVFENVNLILVREDLSKEYLLKIGIDPEKIHVTADPAFLLSPAPRSRIDEILRSESIIITSRPVIGINPSGLIGRYRDPAESEEAYTQSMVSVIDHLIKSWDVNVLLIPHVYTPGSDDRRIIGEIIKNANNPQRIFQIKNEYSAAELKGIIQLCDIFIGSRMHATIAATSLCIPTVGIAYSHKMNGILGGLLDMDQYIIKISQLNDTRLIEIADLVWSNRTAIKEHLEETMPRVKEKALLNGYYFSKFLKNLESNRASHSNQQNER encoded by the coding sequence ATGAACTTCATTATGGAGATTGCTATGAAAGCTCTAATTTTAAATCTTGATCCTAAAAATAAGGGTAATGAGGCACTTGTCTCTTCGACCAAGTTTGTAATCAATCAATTTGAAGATGACATCAAATTCATTAATATGGGTGGGATGATAGATGCTATAAATTCGCAAAATACTATCATTCCATTACCTGCTGAGACTATTCTGAATCCCAACGCGTGGTTATATTTGCTAGAATGCTTTATCGTTAAGATCTTGCGACGATACGGATTTAAAGCCAGTTTGCCCACCATATCAAGAATCCATATTTACGATGATGTTGACGTTGTAATAAATAGCGGAGGAGACTATTTGAGTGGAGAAAAATTCACTTTGAGTGGTTTCTTAAATATTATATATGCTCTGTGGCTTGACAAACCAGTAGTTTTATTTGCTGAGAGTCTTGGATACTATAGATATTTATTGAACCGTATAACTGCCCGCTATGTTTTCGAAAATGTAAATCTGATATTGGTCCGCGAAGACCTTTCCAAAGAGTATCTATTGAAAATAGGGATAGATCCAGAAAAGATACATGTTACTGCTGACCCAGCATTTCTTTTATCTCCTGCACCACGCTCAAGGATTGATGAAATATTGAGATCTGAAAGCATTATAATCACATCGAGGCCGGTTATTGGCATAAATCCTAGTGGATTGATCGGTAGATATCGCGATCCTGCGGAGTCTGAAGAGGCATATACTCAGTCAATGGTATCTGTTATCGATCATCTTATTAAAAGTTGGGATGTTAATGTTTTATTAATACCACATGTGTATACTCCTGGCAGTGATGATAGAAGAATTATTGGTGAAATTATAAAAAACGCAAACAATCCACAGAGGATTTTTCAGATTAAGAATGAATACTCTGCAGCCGAGCTGAAAGGAATCATTCAACTATGTGATATTTTTATTGGCTCAAGAATGCACGCAACAATTGCCGCAACATCTCTTTGCATTCCTACTGTAGGAATTGCTTACAGCCATAAAATGAATGGAATTTTAGGCGGTTTGCTTGATATGGATCAGTATATCATCAAGATAAGTCAATTGAATGACACCCGGTTAATAGAAATTGCTGATTTGGTTTGGTCTAATAGAACTGCAATAAAGGAACACTTAGAAGAAACCATGCCGAGGGTAAAAGAAAAGGCTCTATTGAATGGATATTATTTTTCAAAATTCCTGAAAAATCTTGAGTCAAATCGGGCGAGTCATAGCAATCAACAAAACGAAAGGTAA
- a CDS encoding lipopolysaccharide biosynthesis protein: MQTEAEINQRFAGQLPRNLAANITYFLASIIIGILLVPYFINTLGIAAYGIIPLATSITSYVAISVQSLNTAVSRFLTIDLQRQDYEEANKTFNTALFGLTVVILLIVPVILMIACFAPSIFHVPKGMETDAVLLFLGVSVGFLIRSWSGNFTVQLFAYNRLDLQNLVNLTNLIIQTGLILLLFTILDPDLALIGGAYLVGALVASGIAIFLAKRVCPHLRISVNSFDRGRVMEICGMGWWVVINDIGALLFLQIDLIIVNLLFGAPSAGEYAIVLQWVILLRAIAGMLSGVLTPTILSCYARKQTGTLIQVTKSAVKLMGLAMALPIGFVCGLAPELLTLWVGDEFAFLWPLMILLTLHLTVNFSVMPLFSINIAHKCVRVPGIVTFLMGVGNFCLAVILSLQTEMGYYGVAAAGAIVLTLKNAFFTPWYATRVLGVGAHTFTQSMLPGITATGLICISAAALRAVLPFPEMPAIVIATITLVYLVAVWVFGLNGSERKLFGSYLPPAVRRIIV; encoded by the coding sequence GTGCAGACCGAGGCTGAGATTAATCAACGCTTTGCCGGGCAGCTCCCCCGCAACCTTGCGGCAAATATCACTTATTTTCTAGCAAGCATCATCATAGGTATACTTCTTGTGCCCTACTTTATCAATACCCTCGGTATTGCTGCCTACGGAATCATACCGCTCGCGACTTCGATCACTAGCTATGTAGCGATTTCCGTCCAATCGCTTAACACCGCAGTCTCCCGGTTTCTCACCATCGACCTACAGCGGCAAGACTACGAAGAGGCGAATAAGACATTCAACACCGCTCTTTTCGGGCTTACCGTGGTCATCCTTCTGATAGTGCCGGTCATCCTCATGATCGCCTGCTTCGCTCCCTCTATCTTCCATGTTCCGAAAGGGATGGAGACCGATGCAGTCCTCCTCTTTCTCGGGGTCTCAGTCGGGTTTCTGATCCGGTCATGGAGCGGAAACTTCACTGTCCAGCTTTTTGCCTATAACCGCCTTGACCTCCAGAACCTTGTCAACTTAACAAACCTCATTATCCAGACCGGATTGATCCTTCTTCTCTTTACCATCCTTGATCCAGACCTCGCCCTGATCGGTGGAGCCTACCTAGTCGGAGCGTTGGTGGCATCAGGGATTGCGATCTTTCTTGCCAAGCGGGTCTGCCCGCATCTAAGGATTTCAGTCAACTCCTTTGACCGCGGAAGGGTAATGGAAATCTGTGGGATGGGATGGTGGGTGGTCATAAATGATATCGGCGCCCTCCTCTTCCTTCAGATCGACCTTATCATTGTAAACCTCCTTTTCGGGGCGCCATCTGCCGGCGAATATGCGATCGTCCTACAGTGGGTCATCCTCCTGCGGGCAATCGCCGGAATGCTCTCGGGCGTCTTGACACCGACAATCCTTTCCTGTTATGCCCGAAAACAGACCGGCACTCTTATCCAAGTCACAAAGAGTGCTGTCAAACTGATGGGGCTTGCCATGGCTCTTCCGATCGGTTTTGTCTGCGGGCTTGCACCTGAACTCCTCACTCTCTGGGTGGGAGATGAGTTTGCCTTCCTTTGGCCGCTGATGATCCTCCTGACATTGCACCTCACGGTCAACTTCTCGGTGATGCCTCTCTTCTCGATTAACATCGCCCACAAATGCGTGCGGGTGCCGGGTATCGTGACATTCTTGATGGGAGTCGGGAACTTCTGCTTAGCAGTCATCCTTTCGCTCCAGACTGAAATGGGTTACTATGGTGTTGCAGCTGCTGGGGCGATCGTCCTTACCTTAAAGAACGCCTTCTTCACTCCCTGGTACGCAACAAGAGTGCTTGGAGTAGGCGCACACACCTTCACCCAGTCGATGCTCCCCGGGATCACTGCTACCGGTCTAATCTGCATCTCGGCCGCAGCCCTTCGTGCAGTCCTCCCCTTTCCTGAAATGCCAGCCATTGTCATTGCTACTATCACCCTGGTTTACCTTGTGGCGGTCTGGGTATTCGGTCTTAATGGATCTGAACGCAAGCTCTTCGGATCCTACCTGCCTCCAGCAGTCAGGAGGATCATCGTATGA
- a CDS encoding NAD-dependent epimerase/dehydratase family protein translates to MKALVTGGAGFIGSNLVEELVDDYEVTVLDNLHTGSIDNLQSVKKDVNFIKGSCNNCLDLGLQPEVIFHLGIPSSSPMYKKDPFLVGEAINGMVATMELARRSEAKKVVFASSSSVYNGVPTPHREDATIQVKDYYTEARLAIERVAELYYQLYGIDYVGLRFFSVYGPHEEAKGTYANMVSQFLWGMKAGERPLIFGDGSQTRDFTYVKNIVDAMLLTSKKGTGIFNAGTGKAFSFNHVVDLINSRLETDLKPIYRDNPIKNYVMHTLADTVRMEILGFATRYSLEEGLKEITG, encoded by the coding sequence ATGAAGGCACTGGTTACTGGAGGAGCGGGATTTATCGGCTCCAATTTGGTGGAGGAGCTGGTTGATGACTATGAGGTCACAGTACTTGACAACCTGCATACCGGCAGCATCGATAATCTCCAATCGGTAAAGAAGGATGTGAATTTCATCAAGGGATCTTGCAACAACTGCCTGGATCTGGGGCTGCAGCCGGAGGTCATATTTCATCTAGGGATTCCCTCCTCCTCGCCCATGTACAAGAAGGATCCCTTTCTGGTGGGTGAGGCCATAAACGGCATGGTGGCCACAATGGAGCTGGCCCGGAGAAGCGAGGCCAAAAAAGTAGTATTCGCCTCCTCGTCCTCGGTTTACAACGGCGTTCCCACTCCGCACCGCGAAGATGCAACCATACAGGTCAAAGATTACTACACCGAGGCACGGCTGGCCATTGAGAGGGTGGCTGAGCTCTACTATCAGCTCTATGGGATAGATTATGTGGGGCTCAGATTCTTTTCAGTCTACGGCCCGCATGAAGAGGCCAAGGGGACTTATGCCAACATGGTCTCGCAGTTCCTCTGGGGCATGAAAGCCGGAGAGCGGCCGCTCATATTCGGCGACGGTAGCCAGACCCGTGACTTTACTTATGTGAAGAATATAGTGGATGCTATGCTCCTAACCTCAAAGAAAGGTACTGGGATCTTCAATGCTGGCACAGGCAAGGCTTTTAGCTTCAATCATGTGGTGGACCTAATAAATTCCCGATTGGAAACGGATCTAAAGCCAATTTACAGAGATAATCCCATTAAGAACTATGTGATGCATACGCTGGCGGATACTGTTAGGATGGAGATCCTAGGATTTGCTACCAGGTATTCGCTGGAGGAAGGACTGAAGGAGATTACAGGCTAA
- a CDS encoding NAD-dependent epimerase/dehydratase family protein → MKDIYSDYDGKTILVTGGAGAIGGNLCRKLSELNAEKVIILDDLSSSYEWNIPKAKNIMFVKGSILDDEMLKRVFKEKPEYVFHLAAHFANQNSVDNPEIDLMVNGMGILKVLEYAQLVDIKRFVYSSSGCGVYGLDSVMPFEEHDTSISLHTPYQVTKLIGELYTNYFHNLYGMPTVNARFFNVFGPGEVPGRYRNVIPNFFYWAMNGKPLPITGDGTETRDWTYVDDIIRGLLAMGVVEEAIGEAFNLGSAREHRVIDMANMVNKLTGNEAGIVFAERRNWDVKCRLLSSVEKAKRILGYQPEMKFEDGLKNVHQWFTNNLDDIRKAAEF, encoded by the coding sequence ATGAAAGACATTTACTCAGATTATGATGGAAAGACAATTCTTGTCACCGGCGGGGCGGGAGCAATAGGCGGAAACCTTTGCCGGAAGCTCTCTGAGCTGAACGCTGAGAAGGTAATAATCTTGGACGACCTCTCCTCCTCTTACGAGTGGAATATTCCCAAGGCCAAGAACATCATGTTCGTGAAGGGGAGCATCCTGGACGATGAGATGCTGAAGCGCGTTTTCAAGGAGAAGCCAGAGTACGTCTTCCATCTGGCGGCTCACTTTGCCAATCAGAACTCAGTAGATAATCCTGAGATCGATCTCATGGTTAATGGCATGGGAATTTTGAAGGTGCTGGAGTATGCTCAGCTTGTGGATATCAAGCGCTTCGTCTACTCCTCTTCAGGCTGCGGGGTCTATGGCCTTGATTCCGTGATGCCCTTTGAGGAGCATGATACCTCCATCAGCCTGCACACGCCCTATCAGGTCACAAAGCTGATCGGAGAGCTTTACACCAATTACTTCCATAACCTGTACGGCATGCCGACGGTCAATGCCAGGTTCTTCAACGTCTTCGGGCCGGGGGAGGTTCCTGGGAGGTACAGGAATGTCATACCAAACTTCTTCTACTGGGCCATGAACGGCAAGCCGCTTCCGATTACCGGCGACGGGACCGAGACGCGGGACTGGACTTATGTCGATGACATAATCCGCGGACTGCTGGCGATGGGGGTTGTGGAGGAGGCAATCGGCGAGGCCTTCAATCTCGGCTCGGCCAGGGAGCACAGGGTAATTGATATGGCCAATATGGTGAACAAGCTTACAGGGAATGAGGCGGGGATTGTATTTGCTGAGAGAAGGAATTGGGATGTGAAGTGCAGGCTGCTATCGTCGGTGGAGAAGGCAAAGAGGATACTGGGATACCAGCCAGAGATGAAATTTGAGGATGGGCTGAAAAACGTTCATCAGTGGTTCACGAATAATTTGGATGATATACGGAAAGCAGCTGAATTCTAA
- a CDS encoding Coenzyme F420 hydrogenase/dehydrogenase, beta subunit C-terminal domain translates to MKSVIANTVKHNLCIGCGICAAFCPQSILAMQWNRYGEYNPVEISPCTKECGACLTVCPFTDSGENEDTIGNRLYGEIPEIQHRPETGYYLASYVGYSEKHRKTSASGGIATWLLEKMLAEDIIDHVICVTPTGNPEKLFSFRIFNTPEGIRTGAGSAYYPVEMSGVIKQVIEVPGRYAITGLPCFLKAVRLAQQRNAKLKERIAITVGLVCGQMKSKHFTDYIASVVGAQGNVIGVRYRGKSLDHPATNFHFAFTTDDGEVKKISRKEGISEAWTNRWFTPNACNYCDDIFAECADVTCMDAWLPEYAKDGRGTSLMLVRSPLVEKAIARGQGAQLEPISVNRLVRSQAGVVAVKRQHLRYRMYLDQGRRQKVLTRIRPEKPRNLFLRREIVLKDEMRIISKDLWADNMTDTKSFRKAMRPVLTQLAIQNTIMLPVRVAHHLLMTIKATY, encoded by the coding sequence ATGAAATCAGTAATAGCGAACACGGTTAAACATAATCTCTGCATCGGCTGCGGCATCTGTGCAGCCTTCTGTCCACAGAGCATCCTTGCGATGCAGTGGAACCGCTATGGAGAGTACAACCCAGTAGAGATCTCTCCATGCACCAAGGAGTGTGGTGCCTGCCTGACGGTCTGCCCCTTCACCGACTCAGGCGAAAATGAGGATACAATCGGAAACCGGCTCTATGGAGAAATCCCGGAGATCCAGCACCGCCCTGAGACCGGCTACTATCTCGCATCATATGTTGGATACTCCGAGAAGCATCGAAAGACCAGTGCCTCGGGTGGGATCGCTACCTGGCTTTTGGAAAAGATGCTTGCAGAGGACATCATCGACCATGTCATCTGCGTTACTCCCACTGGTAATCCCGAGAAACTCTTCTCCTTCAGGATATTCAATACTCCCGAGGGCATTCGGACCGGGGCCGGTTCCGCTTATTACCCGGTAGAGATGTCGGGGGTAATCAAGCAGGTCATCGAGGTGCCAGGCAGGTATGCTATCACCGGCCTTCCATGTTTTCTCAAAGCCGTCAGGCTAGCTCAGCAGAGAAATGCAAAGCTAAAAGAAAGGATCGCAATCACCGTAGGCCTTGTCTGCGGGCAGATGAAGAGCAAGCATTTTACTGATTATATAGCGTCTGTTGTTGGAGCGCAAGGGAATGTTATTGGTGTACGATACAGAGGAAAGAGCTTGGATCACCCAGCGACCAATTTTCACTTTGCCTTCACAACTGATGACGGCGAAGTGAAGAAGATCTCTCGGAAAGAGGGGATCTCTGAGGCATGGACGAACCGATGGTTCACTCCGAATGCCTGCAACTATTGCGATGACATATTTGCAGAGTGCGCGGATGTAACTTGCATGGATGCATGGCTCCCAGAATATGCGAAAGATGGCAGGGGAACTAGTCTAATGCTTGTAAGGTCACCGCTAGTGGAAAAAGCTATTGCACGAGGGCAGGGAGCACAGCTCGAACCAATCTCGGTCAATCGTTTGGTGAGGAGTCAAGCAGGAGTTGTGGCGGTCAAACGGCAGCATCTACGGTACCGTATGTATCTCGATCAGGGAAGACGACAAAAGGTGCTAACGAGGATAAGGCCAGAAAAACCGAGAAATTTATTCTTGAGGAGGGAAATCGTTTTGAAGGATGAGATGCGCATAATTAGCAAGGATCTTTGGGCTGACAATATGACAGACACAAAGAGCTTCAGAAAAGCGATGCGCCCGGTTCTGACGCAGCTGGCAATACAAAATACTATTATGTTACCGGTCAGAGTCGCTCATCATCTTCTAATGACGATTAAGGCGACCTACTGA
- a CDS encoding glycosyltransferase, translating into MDANRSPKKNTIFIGNSTDILSAIRDGFDLRNVAILREKIISERPDYIYMYNFHPFLNYYLAKLAQRNKIKYIYHMQEPYAENKKIYGGASQYWLHTFEFFQEKLVNNVNTVVLSSNVARNLFKKRYKKFKRNVIFIPLMYEDLGHNDRNEKRRYITFIGPPVPSKSPETFLKIIDNTQDLDLDYLLITRKPVRDKKYIKKNLEIYFKERISDYEIGDNLSRSIMTIAPYKVSTQSSVILTSFMYGTPVLSTNVGGISEVASHGKTGYLVNLGSSVSEWIAGLKFILSNQTIMSQNCRQEFINNFSEANWKNYLDYL; encoded by the coding sequence TTGGATGCTAACAGATCACCAAAAAAAAATACTATTTTTATTGGTAATTCTACCGATATCCTTTCTGCTATTCGGGATGGTTTTGATTTAAGGAATGTTGCAATTTTAAGGGAAAAAATTATAAGTGAGAGACCTGATTATATTTATATGTATAATTTCCATCCTTTTTTAAATTATTATTTAGCTAAACTAGCGCAAAGAAATAAGATCAAATACATATACCATATGCAGGAACCGTATGCTGAAAATAAAAAAATCTATGGAGGAGCATCCCAATATTGGCTACATACGTTTGAATTTTTTCAAGAAAAATTAGTAAATAATGTGAATACCGTTGTCCTTTCGTCTAATGTGGCGAGAAATCTTTTTAAAAAAAGATATAAAAAATTTAAAAGGAATGTAATATTCATACCTTTAATGTATGAAGACCTTGGACATAATGATAGAAATGAAAAAAGAAGATATATAACTTTTATAGGGCCACCTGTTCCTTCAAAATCTCCAGAAACTTTTCTTAAAATAATAGATAATACACAAGATCTGGATCTAGATTATCTCTTAATTACTCGAAAGCCGGTTCGAGATAAAAAATATATTAAAAAGAATTTAGAAATATATTTTAAAGAGAGAATCAGCGACTATGAAATTGGAGATAATCTAAGCCGTAGCATTATGACAATTGCTCCATATAAAGTCTCAACACAAAGCTCTGTTATATTAACTTCATTTATGTATGGAACACCAGTTTTGTCTACAAATGTAGGTGGAATCTCTGAAGTAGCTTCTCATGGGAAAACAGGATATTTAGTAAATTTGGGTTCGTCAGTCAGTGAATGGATAGCAGGTCTTAAATTTATATTGTCAAATCAAACTATAATGTCTCAGAATTGCAGACAAGAATTTATAAATAATTTTTCTGAAGCAAATTGGAAAAATTATTTAGATTATTTATAG